One genomic window of Aliiroseovarius sp. M344 includes the following:
- a CDS encoding ABC transporter permease, giving the protein MDLGQINPLLLLASLMVAATPILLAAIGEAVVEKSGVLNLGVEGMMITGAVVGFAIGVNTGSSALGFVAAAIAGAALSMLFGVLVLYLMSNQVATGLGLTLFGLGLSALIGKPYEGIKAPSMAKWDIPLLSDIPVLGPILFRHDPMVYVSLIIVAATWYVLTRTRAGLILRGVGENHDAAHALGYKVIRVRLLAIAFGGACAGLGGAYVSLVRVPQWVEGMTAGAGWIALAIVVFASWRPWRVLLGAYLFGGITVLQLNLQAAGAAIPVEILAMSPYVVTILVLVVISLRGNHGAPGSLGRIFHATH; this is encoded by the coding sequence ATGGATTTAGGTCAAATCAACCCGCTTCTTCTGCTGGCCTCCCTGATGGTTGCCGCCACACCGATCCTGTTGGCCGCGATCGGCGAAGCGGTTGTCGAAAAATCTGGCGTCCTGAACCTTGGGGTCGAGGGCATGATGATCACCGGCGCTGTGGTGGGGTTTGCCATTGGTGTAAACACGGGCAGTTCAGCGCTTGGCTTCGTTGCCGCGGCCATCGCCGGGGCGGCACTGTCCATGCTGTTTGGCGTTTTGGTCCTGTATCTCATGTCCAATCAGGTTGCGACAGGCCTTGGTTTAACGCTGTTCGGGCTGGGACTGTCTGCGCTGATCGGCAAGCCATATGAAGGCATAAAAGCGCCAAGCATGGCAAAATGGGATATACCGTTGCTGAGCGACATCCCGGTTCTTGGGCCGATCCTGTTTCGCCATGATCCGATGGTCTATGTCAGTCTGATCATCGTCGCTGCCACTTGGTATGTCCTGACCCGTACCCGTGCCGGGCTGATCCTGCGGGGCGTTGGTGAAAATCACGATGCCGCGCACGCGCTGGGGTACAAGGTCATACGCGTCCGCCTGTTGGCCATTGCCTTCGGCGGCGCCTGTGCTGGTTTGGGCGGGGCTTATGTCAGCCTTGTGCGGGTGCCTCAATGGGTTGAAGGTATGACTGCAGGGGCGGGCTGGATTGCCCTTGCCATCGTGGTTTTCGCCAGTTGGCGGCCATGGCGCGTGCTGCTGGGCGCCTATCTGTTCGGCGGTATCACCGTCCTGCAACTGAACCTGCAAGCCGCAGGCGCTGCCATCCCCGTCGAAATTCTGGCGATGAGCCCCTATGTCGTGACAATTCTTGTTCTTGTGGTTATCTCTTTGCGTGGCAATCACGGCGCGCCCGGATCACTTGGGCGCATCTTCCACGCGACACACTAG
- a CDS encoding ABC transporter permease: MIHLEKRPQPSKFWAGFTPVLAVIATMIVGGIMFWMLGKPPLEAIRTIFWDPLFHETFGPYSRPQLLVKAAPLILIAIGLSLGFRAGIWNIGAEGQYIMGAICGAGVGLAFYPSESVLIFPAMVLAGAIGGWAWAMIPGLLKVKFGTNEILVSLMLVYVAENLLASVSQGLLQNPEGMGFPGSRNFRDFPAAYNTEIISGSGMHWGVAAAFIAVIFAYVLLTRHMLGFQVRLTGQAPRAAKFAGVNPTRLILFCLGTSGALAGLAGLFEVSGPSGQVTIDFNSGYGFTAIIVAFLGRLHPIGILLAGLLMALTYIGGELAQLMLGLPGAAIQMFQGMLMFFLLAMDVLSHYRIRLNKTATA, translated from the coding sequence ATGATACATCTGGAGAAACGTCCGCAGCCGTCCAAATTCTGGGCGGGTTTCACGCCGGTTCTGGCGGTGATCGCCACGATGATCGTTGGCGGCATCATGTTCTGGATGCTGGGCAAGCCGCCGTTGGAGGCGATCCGAACAATCTTCTGGGATCCGTTGTTTCATGAGACTTTCGGCCCCTATTCCCGACCGCAGCTTTTGGTGAAAGCTGCCCCGCTGATCCTGATTGCGATCGGATTAAGCCTCGGCTTTCGCGCGGGCATCTGGAATATCGGCGCGGAAGGCCAATACATCATGGGCGCTATTTGTGGCGCAGGTGTCGGGCTGGCCTTCTATCCCTCAGAGAGCGTGCTGATCTTCCCGGCCATGGTACTGGCTGGCGCGATCGGCGGCTGGGCGTGGGCCATGATCCCCGGCCTTTTGAAGGTGAAGTTTGGGACGAACGAAATTCTGGTCAGCCTGATGCTGGTTTACGTGGCCGAGAATCTGTTGGCCTCGGTCAGCCAGGGTCTGCTTCAAAACCCAGAAGGCATGGGCTTCCCCGGCTCGCGAAATTTCCGTGACTTCCCTGCGGCCTATAATACCGAGATCATCTCGGGCTCCGGTATGCATTGGGGCGTGGCGGCGGCCTTCATCGCGGTCATCTTCGCTTATGTTCTGCTGACCCGGCATATGTTGGGCTTTCAGGTTCGGCTTACTGGACAGGCGCCGCGCGCAGCAAAATTTGCAGGCGTTAACCCGACGCGCCTGATCTTGTTCTGTTTGGGCACGTCAGGGGCCTTGGCCGGACTTGCGGGTCTATTCGAGGTCTCGGGCCCCTCTGGCCAGGTCACCATCGACTTCAACTCTGGCTACGGGTTCACAGCGATCATCGTGGCGTTCCTTGGGCGTCTGCATCCCATCGGCATTCTGCTGGCTGGTCTGTTGATGGCACTGACCTATATTGGCGGCGAACTGGCACAGCTGATGTTGGGCCTCCCCGGTGCTGCCATCCAGATGTTTCAGGGCATGTTGATGTTCTTCCTCTTGGCGATGGATGTGTTGTCGCACTACCGCATCCGCCTTAACAAAACCGCGACAGCGTAA